In Pseudobacter ginsenosidimutans, the following are encoded in one genomic region:
- the rmuC gene encoding DNA recombination protein RmuC: MNLLILGGALVVVVISCILTYFITKNKATSQIAVLSTRLNTEQELHRAANQQLLQANISINELNDKLNQRRDEATRLAAEQKELQRRLTEQQAFMDRSAETMKASFHALSAEVLKHNNESFVTLAKTTLETQVTEAKGDLEKKQQAIDALVKPLADSLGKFDHKIQEMEKARMEQHGQINQYMQGVAQMTEQLQKETHNLVTALKTSHTRGRYGEIALRRVVEFAGMTEHCDFEEQVSVASTEGTLRPDMIIRLPEKKIIVVDSKVPLSSYMRAFETENEEERKQLLAQHAQAVRDHLRNLSDKAYWNQFSDSPDYVVLYMQIESSFGAALAADPTLIEEGIRRKVVFATPTTLITLLRTVGFVWQQVRITENIEEMRGAGVELYNRTATLLGHFSNIGNSLNAAVKNYNQAVSSLESRFIPQAKKLQALSGSFTSKEVPDVEPVELNARAVAEMIIENNNNTVS, from the coding sequence ATGAACTTACTAATCCTGGGAGGCGCTTTGGTGGTTGTTGTGATCAGTTGCATACTGACCTACTTCATTACTAAGAACAAAGCCACCTCACAAATTGCGGTATTATCTACCCGCCTGAATACTGAGCAGGAATTGCATCGTGCAGCCAATCAGCAACTTCTGCAAGCGAATATTTCCATTAATGAATTGAATGATAAGCTCAACCAGCGAAGGGATGAAGCCACACGCCTGGCGGCAGAGCAAAAAGAATTGCAAAGGCGCTTGACGGAGCAGCAGGCATTCATGGACCGCTCGGCAGAAACCATGAAAGCCAGTTTTCATGCTCTTTCCGCTGAAGTGTTGAAACACAATAATGAATCCTTCGTTACGCTGGCCAAAACCACCCTGGAAACCCAGGTTACGGAAGCGAAGGGCGACCTGGAGAAAAAACAACAGGCCATCGACGCGCTGGTTAAACCGCTGGCAGACAGCCTGGGAAAATTCGATCATAAGATCCAGGAAATGGAAAAAGCGCGTATGGAGCAGCATGGTCAGATCAATCAGTACATGCAGGGCGTGGCGCAAATGACAGAACAACTGCAAAAGGAAACACATAATCTTGTCACTGCTTTGAAGACGTCGCATACGCGTGGGCGTTATGGTGAGATCGCTTTGCGGAGAGTGGTAGAGTTTGCAGGCATGACCGAGCATTGTGATTTTGAAGAACAGGTATCTGTTGCGAGTACCGAAGGAACACTTCGTCCGGATATGATCATCAGACTACCGGAGAAGAAGATCATAGTAGTGGATTCGAAAGTTCCGCTCAGTTCTTATATGCGTGCTTTTGAAACGGAAAACGAAGAAGAAAGAAAACAACTGCTGGCGCAGCATGCGCAGGCAGTTCGCGATCACCTGCGGAATCTTAGTGACAAAGCTTATTGGAACCAGTTTAGTGATTCGCCGGACTACGTGGTGTTATATATGCAGATCGAATCTTCATTTGGCGCAGCATTGGCCGCCGATCCTACATTGATTGAAGAAGGTATTCGAAGGAAAGTGGTTTTTGCCACACCAACTACACTGATCACGCTGCTGCGCACCGTAGGTTTTGTATGGCAACAGGTTCGTATAACCGAAAATATTGAAGAGATGCGTGGCGCCGGCGTGGAGCTGTATAACAGAACAGCTACATTGCTCGGGCATTTCAGTAATATCGGCAATAGCCTCAATGCAGCCGTGAAGAATTATAATCAGGCTGTTTCTTCCCTGGAAAGCCGTTTCATACCACAAGCAAAGAAGTTGCAGGCCCTTAGTGGTTCATTCACCAGCAAGGAGGTTCCCGATGTAGAACCGGTTGAGCTGAATGCAAGGGCAGTGGCGGAAATGATAATAGAGAATAACAACAATACTGTCTCCTGA
- a CDS encoding Crp/Fnr family transcriptional regulator, with the protein MATKLTGGNQQLIDFLQSLYPLNDEIVEYLNQAAIEKKIGRGKLLLTAGEVCEHYYFIKKGLVRGFIIEDGKEITTWICREGEVITSIVNILDIQAMGENIKTLENSELLVMPTSGIQYLYDHYPDFNRVGRKLLERYYYDAQQRAIICRIPNAAKRYEHFINTRPELVNRVPGKYIASFLNMTEETLSRVRSARTKSRRKPVSGNQETA; encoded by the coding sequence ATGGCAACCAAACTAACGGGCGGCAACCAACAATTGATCGACTTCTTACAGTCGTTATACCCTCTCAATGACGAGATCGTTGAGTACCTCAATCAAGCTGCCATTGAGAAAAAAATAGGTCGCGGAAAATTATTGCTCACAGCCGGTGAAGTATGCGAACATTATTACTTCATCAAAAAAGGACTTGTCCGCGGATTCATCATCGAAGACGGAAAAGAGATCACAACCTGGATCTGCCGCGAAGGAGAGGTGATTACCTCCATTGTAAATATCCTGGATATTCAGGCTATGGGCGAGAACATAAAAACGCTCGAGAACAGTGAGCTGCTGGTAATGCCAACTTCGGGTATACAATACCTTTATGATCATTATCCGGACTTCAACAGAGTAGGAAGAAAGTTGCTGGAGCGATATTATTACGATGCGCAGCAGCGCGCCATCATCTGCCGCATCCCCAATGCAGCCAAGAGGTATGAACATTTTATCAACACAAGACCTGAACTGGTGAACCGCGTGCCCGGAAAATACATCGCCAGCTTCCTGAACATGACCGAGGAAACACTCAGCCGCGTAAGAAGCGCCCGCACCAAAAGCAGGCGGAAACCGGTGAGCGGAAATCAGGAAACCGCCTGA
- a CDS encoding Crp/Fnr family transcriptional regulator codes for MDVLQLKQLFPGLEAGLYEDMATHATVKEVKAGDTLLRVGQTIRSTMLIAEGIVKLYREDEDGNEFFIYHLTPGQACSLSFICSARAEKSEVLAKALTDGSVISIPPEKMDEWMGKYKSWYQFVLNSYRNRFESLLQTIDAIAFSTMDERLEFYLKRQVAQFGKTLTITHQEIAHDLNSSREVISRLLKKMESKGLLTLHRNSIEWLQ; via the coding sequence ATGGATGTGTTGCAGCTCAAACAATTATTTCCCGGTCTGGAAGCTGGGCTTTACGAAGATATGGCTACCCATGCCACTGTAAAAGAAGTGAAAGCCGGCGATACCCTCCTGCGCGTAGGTCAGACCATCCGGTCTACCATGCTCATTGCCGAAGGCATTGTCAAATTGTACAGGGAAGATGAAGATGGAAATGAATTCTTCATTTATCATCTCACACCCGGACAGGCCTGCTCCCTGAGCTTCATCTGTTCCGCCCGTGCAGAAAAAAGCGAAGTACTGGCTAAAGCCCTTACCGATGGTTCAGTGATCAGTATCCCACCAGAGAAGATGGACGAATGGATGGGCAAATACAAAAGCTGGTATCAGTTTGTGCTCAACTCCTATCGCAACAGATTTGAATCGCTGCTGCAAACCATCGACGCTATCGCTTTCTCCACGATGGATGAACGGCTGGAATTCTATCTGAAAAGACAGGTGGCCCAGTTCGGCAAAACGCTCACCATTACGCACCAGGAAATTGCACATGACCTTAACTCATCCCGCGAAGTGATCAGTCGCCTCCTCAAGAAGATGGAGAGCAAAGGCTTGCTCACATTACATCGCAACAGTATCGAGTGGTTACAATAA
- a CDS encoding MBL fold metallo-hydrolase, with protein sequence MKIEQIYTGCLAQGAYYVESNGEAVVIDPLREVTPYIDKATANGAVIKYVFETHFHADFVSGHLDLAEKTGAKIVYGPTAQPKFNAIIAKDGEHFNAGDVSFEVLHTPGHTMESCCFLLKDETGKPVGLFSGDTLFIGDVGRPDLAQKAAGKTKEELAAVLYHSLRNKIIPLPDDIIVYPAHGAGSACGKNMSRETTDTLGHQKQTNYALRQSMTENEFVKEVTEGLTAPPGYFPFNVKMNKEGYDSLDTIMERGKTALSPDAFEAAANETNALLLDTRDPQVFAKGFVPNSINIGIDGNFAPWVGTLVPDIQQPILVITEDGREEEVITRLARVGYDNTIGYLKGGFSSWQNSGKETDHIPGVSAATALGMIQQPDVSVIDVRKPGEFSLAHIVHASNLPLDDINQEIGALDKQKKYLVHCAGGYRSMIFLSILRSRGFDHITDVQGGFKAIREDGRFPLTAGEPAH encoded by the coding sequence ATGAAAATCGAACAGATCTACACGGGCTGCCTGGCACAGGGCGCCTATTATGTCGAAAGCAACGGTGAAGCCGTGGTGATCGATCCGCTCAGAGAAGTTACTCCCTATATCGATAAAGCCACTGCCAATGGTGCAGTGATCAAATACGTTTTTGAAACGCATTTTCATGCCGATTTTGTTTCGGGTCACCTTGATCTGGCAGAGAAAACAGGTGCAAAGATCGTTTACGGCCCTACCGCCCAACCAAAGTTCAATGCCATCATTGCAAAGGATGGCGAACATTTCAATGCAGGTGATGTGAGTTTTGAAGTGCTGCATACACCTGGTCATACCATGGAAAGCTGCTGTTTCTTGTTGAAAGATGAGACCGGCAAACCCGTAGGACTTTTCTCCGGAGACACACTGTTCATCGGGGATGTGGGCCGTCCCGACCTTGCGCAGAAAGCCGCCGGCAAAACGAAGGAAGAGCTGGCCGCAGTCCTGTATCATTCGCTCCGCAACAAGATCATTCCACTGCCTGATGATATCATCGTTTATCCGGCACATGGCGCCGGCAGCGCCTGCGGCAAGAACATGAGCCGCGAGACCACCGATACGCTCGGCCATCAGAAACAAACGAATTACGCCTTACGTCAAAGCATGACCGAAAATGAATTTGTGAAGGAAGTCACCGAAGGGCTCACAGCACCTCCCGGCTATTTTCCATTTAATGTAAAAATGAACAAAGAAGGATACGACAGCCTCGACACCATCATGGAGCGTGGCAAAACAGCTTTATCGCCTGATGCCTTTGAAGCTGCCGCCAATGAAACCAATGCGCTGCTGCTGGACACACGCGATCCGCAGGTGTTTGCAAAAGGCTTTGTTCCCAACTCCATTAATATCGGTATCGATGGCAATTTCGCTCCCTGGGTGGGCACGCTGGTGCCGGATATTCAACAACCCATCCTGGTGATCACCGAAGATGGCCGCGAAGAAGAAGTGATCACACGCCTCGCACGTGTGGGTTACGACAATACCATCGGTTACCTCAAAGGAGGATTTTCCAGCTGGCAGAACAGCGGTAAAGAGACTGATCATATCCCGGGCGTGTCTGCGGCTACTGCACTCGGAATGATACAACAACCTGATGTATCTGTGATCGATGTGCGCAAACCCGGAGAATTCAGCCTGGCGCATATTGTGCACGCAAGCAATCTTCCCCTGGATGATATCAACCAGGAGATCGGTGCGCTGGACAAACAGAAAAAATACCTGGTTCATTGTGCCGGCGGTTACCGGTCCATGATCTTCTTATCGATCCTCCGTTCACGTGGATTTGATCATATAACTGATGTACAGGGCGGATTCAAAGCGATCCGTGAAGACGGCCGCTTCCCTCTCACAGCGGGCGAACCTGCTCACTAA
- a CDS encoding helix-turn-helix transcriptional regulator, translated as MKPLPPVTFHHSSPPPHLQQYVQAFWHAEGTGALTLGTIADGCPGLVFHQTERGLLWGEQKKKLSSFFLYGQTTKLSKMQTGGAFRMTGVIFYPHVMKILFGFNASEVTDDCVDLLLLSGDEGKELVHKMEDCADKNVLYCHINNYLSNIIYKKKITHDTVIQNAVIQLMQSNGDVSLKQLQQSLFITERTFERRFEQYVGISAKLFARVCRFQASLQQLRNGEYEKLSDIAFNNGYADQSHFIRAFKQFSGYSPVEFTNENKVEEVSLLLIR; from the coding sequence ATGAAACCTTTACCACCAGTCACATTCCATCATTCATCGCCTCCGCCGCACCTGCAGCAGTACGTGCAGGCATTCTGGCATGCAGAAGGAACCGGTGCGCTCACCCTGGGCACTATCGCAGACGGATGCCCTGGTCTGGTTTTCCATCAAACCGAACGCGGACTGCTTTGGGGTGAGCAAAAGAAAAAACTGTCGAGCTTCTTTCTTTACGGTCAAACAACGAAGCTGAGCAAGATGCAGACCGGCGGCGCATTCAGGATGACTGGCGTAATATTTTATCCCCATGTGATGAAGATACTCTTCGGTTTCAACGCCAGCGAAGTGACCGATGATTGTGTTGACCTGCTGCTTTTATCAGGCGACGAAGGAAAAGAACTGGTACACAAAATGGAAGACTGCGCCGATAAAAATGTACTGTATTGTCACATCAACAACTATCTCAGTAATATCATTTATAAAAAGAAGATCACTCATGATACTGTCATTCAGAATGCAGTGATCCAGCTTATGCAAAGCAATGGGGATGTCAGTTTGAAGCAATTGCAGCAATCCCTCTTTATTACCGAACGCACTTTCGAGCGAAGGTTTGAGCAGTATGTAGGCATATCCGCCAAACTCTTTGCGCGTGTATGCCGCTTCCAGGCTTCACTTCAGCAATTGCGGAACGGGGAATACGAAAAACTTTCAGACATCGCTTTCAATAACGGCTATGCCGATCAATCCCATTTCATCCGCGCCTTCAAACAATTCTCCGGTTATTCCCCTGTAGAGTTCACAAACGAGAACAAAGTGGAAGAGGTCTCCCTGCTCCTGATCCGGTAA
- a CDS encoding anthrone oxygenase family protein: protein MEMLTVPNLVLAAGTLITGLIAGLFFGFSVAVIPGLTRLPDAGYLQSFQHINTAIMNPVFLFCFMAPLILLPASTLMLFRQGGSSAWIWALAGTIIYVITVFGVTIAGNVPLNDMLAKMDLANTSVQTLATDRASFEPRWNNFHAVRTIANIISLACLIISCFLTIKK, encoded by the coding sequence ATGGAAATGCTGACAGTTCCCAATCTCGTTTTAGCCGCAGGCACACTGATCACCGGATTGATTGCAGGATTATTCTTCGGTTTCTCCGTAGCTGTGATCCCCGGTCTCACCAGGCTGCCAGATGCCGGTTACCTGCAATCCTTTCAACATATCAACACAGCTATCATGAATCCTGTTTTCCTGTTTTGCTTCATGGCGCCGCTGATACTATTACCCGCGTCCACCCTGATGCTGTTCAGGCAGGGCGGTTCTTCTGCGTGGATCTGGGCGCTGGCCGGCACCATCATTTATGTTATCACAGTATTTGGTGTAACTATTGCCGGTAATGTGCCGCTCAATGATATGCTCGCCAAAATGGATCTTGCAAATACATCAGTGCAAACATTGGCAACAGATCGCGCATCCTTTGAACCACGCTGGAACAATTTTCATGCTGTGCGCACCATTGCGAATATCATTTCACTTGCATGCCTGATCATTTCCTGTTTTCTCACCATTAAAAAGTAG